Part of the Nicotiana sylvestris chromosome 2, ASM39365v2, whole genome shotgun sequence genome, TGGATGGCGAATATTTGTTGAAGGTCTCCACTGACTTTGAGGTAAATGTTTCTATTCGTCAAAAATCTTGAActttttcttattcttttatAATAGTTTTGAGTGAAAACATTCCTCTGAATATGAATAATTGATCACCAGAGGGAGCTCTCAATGGGGAAACAAAATCTATTCAAATCTGTCTTGAGGCTTGTGGGGTATGGCAGATTTTGGGGCGACGATGGGAGAGAAAGGGCATTCTTGGTTTTTCCGCTAAAGAAGAAGGGGGATCTACAGAGAAATATCAAAGGTATTTTTCATTCTGTGTCTATTATCTTTAATCAAATAGGATTACCTGATGCTCGTGTTCACCATCAAACTATAGTAGCTGGTAgctgaaaaaaaaaaggaacattCATATCCTCACCACTTTTTGACATATTCTGTGTAATTTAATTTACAACAGTACCAATATGGTGCCAAAAACTTTCGGGCCATACATTATTTTGCTTGTTCTAGAGAACCTGTCATACTACTGGTATGTAAATATATTTTCCCTTTACATGAAAAGTACAGGGGACGCTTCCCAATTactacatgaaaaatggctattAGCAAGGAAAATGCAGTTCCTAAAAGCTTGATTCTGGTCCCTAATAGTCATACCGACAAGATAAATCTACTCTCCATTGGGGGCGTCCACTAGATCTTCTTCGATTTGATTTTGTAttattttgattttgtttttcagATTTTCGTTATGAAAAATTTATCCAATCCACACAAAATAAATTTGGTTTGGTTCAGGTTTTTTTCTTTGTGGTATGACTCTCTTTTTGGTTTGGCATATTTAGCTTGGATCTTCGGTCTTTTAGATATAccttattttttccttttaattgctCTCGTCATCGGTGAGTGTTAGCCTTAGTAAATAGATAAAGCAATGGAGATAGTAACTAAACCATGAACATATAGATatattagtttaacttctgcAGAAAAGGATAATTTCATAAAACAACAAAATGTTGACTTGTTACCACAAAAGTTTTTAGGGAAGAGAGATTCTTAGAGTTTGCTATGTTCATTTattgggatttttacctatctataccatatatcaaaacttattaccctcaatgtttaaggtttgtgtttattacatttaagcataccaaattaccatttctataccataattcaaattagggATATAATTAAGGGTTCATTTTTATTAGGCATAATTATAGGACTGTATCTTCCCACTTTCTTCTTTCCTTTCATCTCAACTGTTCACAACACACACAAAACTCACGATGCTCCTATGCTTCCTCTCGTTGATCATCCCCAACTGCCCACCACCGTCGAAGAATATCATATTTTCAGATTCACAAGAAAATTTTAAATTCTTTGATCGAACCACTTGAATTCTCACTGGAAATAATAATGACAGAGAGTTCGAAATTctttgacctcttttttttttttttgggcagTGGTTGAAGGTTACTGGAAGAAGTAGAagtagaagaaggaggaggaggagcagaaggaggaggaggaggaggaggaggaggaggagggaggaaaaaggaagaagagggaggaggaggaggaggaggaggaggaggaggaggaggaaggaagaagaagaagaagaaaaggaagaagaaggaaggaggaagaaggaggaagaagaggaggaataggaagaagaagaagatattttgtagtcaaattgtagtcaaattagaaaaataatagatacattgaattttaatatccaaattctcatttcaattgtagcataattggcatttcgacataattgtagaagatttgtagaagttttagtcttcccaatctacaatttatctacaatttatctacaatatatctacaattctacaatttaactacaatttatctacaatttatggaaatacgtcttcttcttcttggagtttcaatctaaaattcagtcaaaaccaagtctaatcttcaccaaaacccctgaaaattgagatataaactcctaaatatattccgaattatttacaacaacacccaatccaaacaaataatgatttttgaaaacccaaatttgaattcaaagctttcaagctttttaatggctatcaatggtggaaaatatatggaagaacagatgaagatgaagaacagaAATCTCCTTTCCGTTTGATTGCTAGAGCTTCAGTAGCTTGCGTTTTTTGAGAATTGTAGTTGAGTGACAGAAGAGAGATCTCTTTCCgttgaggaaggagagaattaCGCAGCAATTCGAATTTAATGTTGACAGAATCACACGCAGATCTGGTGCCTTCATTTTAGCGCGTTTTTATGGCAAAATCTATCTATTTTTGGATTGAtatataatttgtagtaaaagtgtggactacacgggtaaataacaaattatgaacatttttggtaataaggtttgatatatggtatatATAGGTAAATCATTTAAATGGCATTTAAAATATTTTCAGTATGATTAAGGAATATAGTGAAGCCCAGTTCAGTATGCTCATTAATTCCTTTCTACTCTTAAAAAATGACAAATATAGTAACCAAATAAACATGAATATTATCTCGGTATACTCTATGGGAGTATAAATTTATAGGGACTTTTACCTAGTTATACTATATTAGAAACTTATTTATTAATGTTTTctatattttgtaattttaataACTATGTAGGTTTTTCTTACAAATTGTGTAGATTGTTCCTTAAAAGGCCCGTcccattattagtgccttcaataAAGGATTCAATTATATACTTTCCTTTTTCCCCCTCTCctcttctctctccttttttttacAACAAAATTTCTTAATCTATGCCCAGAATCTCCATCTCCTTTCTTTCCATTGTTGCCGataattttatattattaaatcatTAATTGCATCGTTCTTTTGCTGGAAGACCGGACAACActgaaaatgaagaaatattcAGGAATTGTATGATAAAtgtatcataattgtatttaaattgTATCAGATATATCAATATGTCAAACGTAATTGTATCATACTTGTATCACAATTGTATATAACTAGTAGTTTAAAAATGGAAATTCAATATGAAGTCTGCCAAAACAGGCTATAagtttaaataattttttatgttTTAAATAGGGTCACTAGAGACAGCTACCTGGCGCCATTGCTGCTCTTAAAAAGTTTTCAAGGACCAAAATCTGGTTGCTTTAGATAATTAATTAAGGATAATAGCACGGCTGATATGTATTGGACCCAAAATCTGGTTCCTAAGCAATGACTTCCTGGAAAACATTTCAAATCGCGATAATGTAATCTGAGCGCTAAAGTGTTTCATATACCATAAGCTGTGTCACTAAATGAATATATAATCTTCTCTcccattttttaatattttacaaTTAAACTTTGAAAGTCAAATGTACATAGACGAAATTATTAATAATATCCCActttcataaataaataaataaatacttggCCTCTAACTTGTCTTGAAAGTGCGTCCCCTTACTCCTTTTCTTGTTCGACGTGAAAGCATTACTCCAATAAGAGATGATGTGGCAGGCGGACAGGGTCGATGAATGAATCCGCATTCTTTTCATTTGGCTCAACTCATATGACAATTTCGAAAAAAGAAGCATTAACAACCACCAGAAAAACAATATAATTGAAGCAAAATAAACAATAAGTAGTAATAAAACTTTAAGAATAGGAAATGCGAGAATAACACTAGTACTACATATACAGGTTTGAAAATAGAATACGTTCGACTACTTACTAACTTACAATCCTAATCATCGATCTTCACAATGTCCTTAGTAAGTTGAAGATATGTCCTCTACCTCTCTCACCTCCTCACTGGCCATCTATGCATCTCCTCTTTATATACCTGAACTATCTCAGCTTTGCTTCCCGTTTTGTCCACCATAGCACCTAGTGTATTCCAGCAAATGGGGTTTGGGCAGTGTTGTGAAGAGCGTGAAGCGAGAAAAAGCGACAACCCCCATTTCGTTTAAAGAGAGAAGCGAAGCGCACACTTTTTTGAAGTGAAGCGgaatcttaaaaaaaaaattgaaataaataCTACATAGATAACTacataacacataagaaaagaaataagaactAAGAATAAAAGATATAAAAATTAGAGGAAGGGCAATAATTCCCTGTTAAAAACTGGGCAGAGAAAGAAGAACCCAAGGATTGACATCAATTCTGAGAAAGAATCGAAGGTAAAAAAAAATTGGCTAGCATTTCGCTGCTATTTGGACGTTGAAAcagtgaaagaaaaagaaaaaaaggaggaaaATCAAAACCTACCTGTTGCTGTTGAAGacttaagaagaaaaagaacccTAGTCGCCTCTAGTCGCTGTTGAAGATGCTCTTGCTGAAAACCCTAAATACACCGAAACTCGTTTTTAATAAAATAGGACCTGTCTTCTGTTAAAACAAAGAAGCGGTTGCTTTCTTTGCATCGCTATGCTTGGTCGCTTCTCACTTTTTAGTGGGAAGCGGTTGCTTTGTTATATCTGAGTCGCTTCACACGGGGAAGTGGGAACTGTGGCGCTTTGCATCGGTTCTCGCTTAAAGCGAGGAAGCGAGCTCTTTCGCTAACActgggtttggggagggtaacatatatgcagaccttacccctaccttgtgaagctAGAGAGATTGTTTTCGATAGACCCCGGCTCAAGGAAAGCATAACCAAAGTAGTTATGACAAAAATACGGAGAGAGAAGTAGAAACAACCAATAAAATAATATAACTAAAGTAAAAGAAACAACAGGTAgtaacaaaaatctaaaaatagAAAATACGAGAATAATAATAGTACTATATAAAAAAATACATGATAAAAACAAAATACATTCAACTATTAACTAACCTattaccctaatcctcgacctccacaatgTCCTTGGTAAACTGAAAATGTGTCATGTCCTTTATCTTTTCTTGAACCAGTCATAGCCAATCTCTCACACCTCATTGGGGCATCTATGCATCTCCTCTTCACATGCTCGAACCATCTCAGCCTCACTTTCCGCATCTTGTCCATCACACAGACCACTCCTAACTTGTCGacaatatcttcattcctaatcgtATCTCTCCTAGTATGTTCACACATCCATCTTAGCATCCTCATttttgctactttcatcttcagAACATGCGATGCCTTGACAGGCCAACACTCCGCCCGTACAACATAGTTGGTTTAACAATTACGTTGTAAAACTTATCTTTTAAGTCTTTGTGGCACATTTTTTTTGATAAGATGCCGGAAACGAGCATCCATTTCATCAACTACTCCAATATGATGTGTGACACCATTGTCGATCTCCCATTACCTGGATAGGCCCAAAATACTTGAAACTTCCTCTCTAAGAATAGCTTGTGTATCCAACCTCCCTAaatataataatagtaataataataataatattaacaATTTTATTATTACAATAATGAAACTTCTCTACCAAGTCAACTAGTATGTATCACCTATTGTATTTTGTTCTTCCATTGTATCTTATTGTTAGCTAAGTCTGCATTGATTTTACGAATTTGTAGATCTTTCGATACAATTTTTTTCCATCTATTTTACGTCTACACCGTCCCCCTTTTTACACCTTCTCCCACCATAGCTTCACACTTATGGAGTAGTGCATATGTAAGTCGACACAGAACATGACCAAACCATCTCAAACGTCCTTCTCTCATTTTATCCTAAATGTGTGCTACTTGCACCTTCTGGCAAATGTGATAATTTTTAATCTTATTTAATCTTGTATGATCATACATCCATCTTAGCATTCACATTTCTACAACACTCATCTTGTGGATACGCTTCAATACTATACAACATAATCGGTCTTATAGATGTTCTACAGAACTTACCTTTCACCTTAGTTGGCATTCTTCTATCACATAACTCCCAACTTTTACGCTGGCTACCATGTAAGCTGGCTTTGATAACACCGTTATAAACAATTAGCAAACGAATCCATTTCTTTCTATTATTTCAAAAACCAGTTCAACTAGATTGAGCCTGACTATATAGCGCTGAGGATTCCATTCCTATTAGTTAGCGTGCTCGCATACAAACATGTTCCACAGTAAGTTATCTACTGTTGCCGGAACTCATCAAGTAAGATGGTATGAGGCTAATAGTTCATTTACCACTACAAAGATCTTTCATAGAAATAACTTCACATGGTCAAGAAGGAGAAGAATGAACAAGCCTCAAAGATTGATCTGGGTTCTTAATTACAATAGACTGGTGTGTTGATTACTTTTAAGACTTCGTCTTCCTTTCTGCGAGGTAGATGAATAACTCTTTTGAATTTTTAGTGTAGTTTAGCTTTTTTTCCCCTTAAACCTCGTTATTTTTAAGTCTCCACCTTCCAGTTCCTTCCCTTTCTTCATCGTGATGATGTCCATATACTCCCGTAAAGCTATCTGAATTTTTCAGCTGTGCTTAACAAACATGAGATAGTAAGGCCCCATTTGTTTTTataagattaagacgtctgaatcttAATGCAtatctgaatatcaagatgtgtattaaaaTTAAGATATTTGAATATGAATATTAAGATTTGTTTTAAGATCTGAATACCAAATTATTAAGACTGTTTGCTTTTTAAACATCCGACTacatagaatatatatatatatatatatatatatatatatatatatatatatatatatatatatatgtgctttGAGTGGCGACTAGAGGCAGTGATTGGTGGTATTTTTTGTTGATGGTGGTATTTCTAGATAGTAGCTAGTGATTATATTAGTAGCGATAGCGATTATGTTTATTGTTTAAGGATGGTGGTGGTGGGTAGTGATAGTTAATAATGGTGGGTAGTGGTTGTGGTTGTGATTGAAGAAGGTTATGGTGGGTGGTCGTAATTTATAATGGTGGGCGATGCCGGCTACAGTTGTTgatggtggtagttgataatgattGACGATGTCGGCAGTTAGTAATGAATGTAGATGAtaacatcttaatgaaattaagtctttgttatagatcttaatcttACAGACCTATTCATACCCATTAAGTAGTTGtgaagaaaaataaacacatttAATGAGtaagatctgaatgattaagattcagactttaaaaacaaacgcTCTTAATATCTGAGATATGAATGATCAAGATTCATATCTCCATTTAGTGCAAACAAATGGGGCCTTCCCATAGTATTAATTAGTGCAAACAAATGTGGCCTAAGAGCCCCGTTCTGTCATTCAAGCAAGACCATTCCTCTTAACCCATGGTATTACTCTTCCGCCTGATTACCTTAGGCTTTGAGTCAACGCAGTCAACCCATCTATTCCCCCAAATTTGCCGGATTATGCTGCTTGACCACTCTTCCAATTCTGTTTCTTGAAAACAAAGGATACCTGTTTTCCATCTCTGTATTAATGACCTACAGTTGTTgatggtggtagttgataatgattGACGATGACAACAGTTAGTAATGAATGTAGATGAtaacatcttaatgaaattaagtctttgttatagatcttaatcatacagacctattcagacccattaagtAGTTGTGAAGGAAAAcaaacaaacacacttaatgagTAAGATATGAATGATTAAGATTTAGGCTTTAAAAACAAACGCTCTTAATATTTGAGATATGAATGATTAGGATTCAGATCTCCATTTAGTGCAAACAAATGGGGCCTAAGAACCCCGTTCTGTCATTCAAGCAAGACCATTCCTCTTAACCTATAGTATTACTCTTCCGCCTGATTACCTTAGGCTTTGAGACAACGCAGTCAACCCATCTATTCCCCCAAATTTGCCGGATTATGCTGCCTGACCACTCTTCCAATTCTGTTTCTTGAAAACACAGGATACCTGTTTTCCATCTCTGTATTAATGACCTTAGCATCTTCCCTTCCTAGTATGTTTACACCCCTTAAGTTCTAACTTAGAATCTTAATCTTCTAAAATTACGTTGTTCCTGCGCCTGGTCCTCCCTTCACTTTCCCATACTCAACTTTGAATTCTATTTTTTTCACCTTgttctttcttttcctcttttcaaTGTCTGGTGCTGGTAGCTttatgatgatattttgatttttcTGCATCCTCATGTATTCTACTCGTAGCGGCAAACCCAATAGATCTTGTTCAAAACCTCCCACACCTACTCCCAGTTGTTAGCACACCTTTGGTTTCTGTTGTAGAGCTCATACCACCTTGCATGCTGTTTGTTTCATCATACCATGGTAAAGACGGTGCCCCAATTGATGCATAGGATGTCCAGTTTTCCAAGGAGCATATATCCATATTTGGTTCTGTTTCTGTTCTGTGTCTGTTGGTATCATCTCTCTTCCATGCAGAAACATTGATTGGTCTGCTCCTTCGTCCACTGTTTGTCCCTGGTATCCACTGTTGGGGTCACAAGCTGGTCTGGAAGGGATAAGAGCTCTTGACTGTTCTTTCTTTTGTGTTGGAGTATTTTTATTTGATAATTGGACTTCTATTTCCAGCGTTACAGGATGTATAATTGCATTAGGTTGAAAAAGAGGAGCCCATGTTAAAAATACAAGGGTCATAACAAGCACAGCCCATGTTTCTGAAGGAAGGGTGATTTCTCTCCAGTTTTCCTTCATTCCTTCAATTCTGGACCAGGTTTGTTCATTGATTGGAATCAAGTGCTTGAATggttcagtttcaagttttgaaaatcagCCAGCCACGTAATTCGCTGATCTCTCATCACCCTCTCGTTTCCCCTTGTTTTATCAGCTTGGATGACTGGTCTCCTCCTGGAAATTCGGATAGTCAGTCATCAGATTGTTGCCGGCAATTTACTTTGCCATCTCTGTTAACTTCGACGATGATTCTGGCCAGATACTTAGGTCATATCTCCAGCCTTCTTCCCTTCCAAAACCATTCCCTGCTCTGAAGTGTT contains:
- the LOC104231708 gene encoding uncharacterized protein isoform X2, yielding MVLRLWIILISSMIVFHHQDSAKSSGDLYLYSSKSGQNPLGLDGEYLLKVSTDFERELSMGKQNLFKSVLRLVGYGRFWGDDGRERAFLVFPLKKKGDLQRNIKVVEGYWKK
- the LOC104231708 gene encoding uncharacterized protein isoform X1, with translation MVLRLWIILISSMIVFHHQDSAKSSGDLYLYSSKSGQNPLGLDGEYLLKVSTDFERELSMGKQNLFKSVLRLVGYGRFWGDDGRERAFLVFPLKKKGDLQRNIKGDASQLLHEKWLLARKMQFLKA